A region of the Deltaproteobacteria bacterium genome:
TCCCCGGGGACCTGCCACAAGAGGCAGAGACCACTGAAGTCCCCTCCACAACTCAGCTCGGACACGCTTTAACGTGACGACCGGGTTTGAGAGCATCTCAGACCCCATGGTACTGATAATAGGCAGCACAGGTCCCCTCACTGGAAACCATACAGGGACCATATGGATTAGAAGGGGTGCAGCTGCTGCGAAACAGTGGACAGTCAACAGGGGTACAACTGCCGCGAAGCACTTCACCGCAGCGGCAGCCTGGGTGTTGGCGGACAGTTGGAACTTCCAGGTCAAAGTGGAGCTCGGCATCATGCTCCCGGAAGTCTCTCTTCAGGCGAAGCCCACTGCCAGGTATGCTCCCCAGGCCACGCCAGCTGGCATCAACCGTGTCGAAGACCTCGGCCATTAGCTTTCGCGCTCTTTCATTGCCCTCAGAATTTACCGCTCGACTGTACTGAATCTCCACCTCACTCTCACCGCTCTCGACCTGGCTTATGAGCATGTAGATGCTCTGCAGGATGTCCACCGGTTCGAAACCGCTGACCACGCACGGTTTGCCGTACTGCTGCGCCACCTTCCGGTAGGGTTCGATGCCGATGATGGTGGTCACATGTCCTGGACAGAGAAACCCGTCGATGTGCACATCTTCGGCAGCCAGCAATACTTCCATGGCTGGCGGCAGCAACTTGTGGGCCGAGAGCAGGAAAAAATTCTGCAGCCCTTCCCTGTTGGCTTGCCTTACAGTAGCAGCAATTGTGGGCGCCGTGGTCTCGAAGCCGATGCCTACCATCACCACCCGGCGCTGGGGATTTTGTCGGGCGATTTCCAGGGCGTCAAAACCTGCATACACCACCCGCACGTCAGCCCCCCTCGCCTTTTCTCTGTTGAGCGAGGACTCCGAACCCGGCACTCGCATGAGATCACCGAAAGTGGCCACGATCACCCCAGGTTGGCGGCACAGGGCTACCGCCCTGTCGATGTCCTCTGCAGCAGTGACACACACGGGACAGCCAGGACCGGATATGAGAGTTATGGTCTCCGGCAGCACAGACCGTATGCCAGCGCGGAAGATGGCCATGGTGTGAGTACCACAAATCTCCATCAACCTCGCGGCAGTGCGCGAGCGTTCGCCTATGGCTCTGATGATTCTGCCGGCCAGTTCTGGGTCGCGGTATTCATCCTGATACTTCATAGTCAAAGATCTCTTTGAAATAAGAAAGCGTCTTCCTGGCCTCCTCTGGATCCACCAGATGAATGGCATAGCCGGCATGGATGATGAGGTAGTCACCCACCTCAACCGTTCCGTCCAAAAGGTCCAGACAGACCTGGCGCCTCACATCACCCATCTCCACAGTAGCCATGTTCTGTTCAACCTCGACAACCTCCATTGGAATGGCAAGACACACTGCCGCCCTCCTTTTTTCAACCCTCACCGTCTGTGGACTTCTCCAACAGCGCTGCCCCGATCACCGCCTGCCCCAGAGAGATACCGCCGTCATTTGCAGGCAACAATCGAGGAGTATAGACTTCCAAGCCAACGGCTGCAAGTTTCTCTTGCAGCCGCTCAAGAAGAAAGACATTTTGCCAGACTCCACCGGAACATACTACCCTGTGGAGCCCATGTGCTGCTGCCAGTCTGCTGCAGGCCTCACTGAACATCTCCACCAGGGTCTGGTGAAATTTACCGCTCAGGTAGCCCACAGATCTGCCTGCTGCTATATCCTCCACCAGCTGCACAAATATCATTCTAGGGTTGAGCAGCAATCTCGTAGAGCTTTGCAGCAGCTCGTAATCGTAATGATCTTCAGTGGGCTGCAGGCACTGCTCCAGTTCTATGGCAGCCTGTCCCTCGTAGGCAATACGATCCCGAAGTCCCAGCAGAGCGGCAACCCCGTCGAACAGTCTGCCGCAGCTGGATGTCAGAGGGCAGTTCACCCCGGCTTTCATCATCTGCACCAGTATCTGCAAGTGTTGCCGCTGCCATCTCTGCAGACCAAGGTCCCGACGTTCCAGCAGGTCATCGCCAAAAACAGTCCAGAGATAGGCCACAGCCATACGCCAGGGCTCCTTTATGGCAGCCTCCCCCCCGGGCAGGGGTACGTAGTCGATATGGCCCAATCGCTCATAGCTCGTCTCCTCCACTGCCAGCAGTTCCCCGCCCCAGATGGCGCCGTCTTCTCCGTAGCCGCTGCCATCCAGGGCCAGACCGAGCACCCTGCCCTCGATTCCATGCTCAGCCATGCAGCTCACCACGTGGGCATGGTGGTGCTGCACTGCCAGGGTGGGAAGTTCTTGCTGGGTCACAGCCACCTCGGTTGTCAGGTAGTCTGGGTGGAGATCGTGGACCAGCAACCGGGGGGAAATTTCCAGAATTCGTTGCAGGTGACGCACAGTGTGCTCCAGGAACTCTAGCGTCTCCAGGTTTTCCAGATCACCTAGATGCTGGCTCACAAAAGCGCGATTTTCCTTGGTGAGGCAGATGGTGCCCTTCAATTCCCCCCCGAGCGCCAGGACTTCCGCTACCGGCTTTCTCAGAAAGATGGGCGCTGGCACGTATCCTCGCGAGCGCCTGATCTGTCTCTCCTCACCCCCTGTCACCCTGACCACAGAATCATCTGTTCGCTGCAAAATGTCTCTATTGTGCATCAGGAAAAAATCGGCAATGCTGCCAAGGCGCTCCAGGGCTTCCTGGTTGCCGATGGCGATGGGCTCTTCGCTAATATTGCCGCTGGTCATCACCAACGCCAGAAATCCATGTGACAGCAAGAGATAGTGGAGCGGCGTGTAGGGCAGCATGGCGCCAAAGTAGCGGTTTCGCGGAGCTACCTCGGGGGCAATAGGGTTTCCCGGCCGTTTTCGCAGCAGCACGATGGGCCGCTGGGTGGAAGTGAGAAGTCGTCGCTCCTCAGCAGTCACTATTGCGTAGCGCTCAACTTCTTTCATCCCCGGAGACATGAGGGCCAGGGGCTTCTCCTCTCTCTGCTTGCGGAGCCTCAGCCTCCTCACCGCCTCATTCTGAGTGGCATCGACTGCCAGATGATAGCCACCCAGTCCCTTGACTGCCAGGATCGCCCCGCTGCTGAGCTGCTGCGCTGCAGCAGCAATCACATCTGCTGTCTGGATCTCGCTGCCGCCGCTGTCTGTGAGCCAGAGCCGAGGACCGCACTGCCAGCAGCCGTTTGGCTGAGCGTGAAACCGTCTATCCAGAGGATCATGGTACTCACGGCTGCAGGCTGCACACATGGTAAAGGGAGCCATGGTGGTGTTGGGACGATCATAGGGGATATCTCTTATTATGGTGTAGCGAGGTCCACAGTTGGTGCAATTGATAAACGGATAGCGGTACCTTCTGTCCTGCTCATCGAAAAGCTCGCGCAAGCAGTCGGCGCATATGGCGGAATCGGGTGAGATGAGTGCCCTGCGCTCCTGGCCGGCCTTGCTGGCCCTGATCTCAAAACTGCCATAGTCCGCCGGCGGCAGTGTTTCCACGTCCAGTCTGGTAATGCGGGCCAGGGGCGGCACTGATTGCGGCAGCTCTTCCATAAAGCGCAGAAGATCGGCGTCAGCCCCCTGCACTTCCAGGATGACGCCGTCGGAAGTGTTCGCCACATAGCCGCACAGTCCGCAGGCATGGGCGAGTTGATAGATGAAGGGCCGGAAGCCTACCCCCTGGACAACTCCCTCGATCCGAACCCTAAATCTCTGCACCAGTCGCATCCGTCTTGCGGTTTGAAACCTGGCTTCGCAGCCAATTGTACCAACCAGACAAGCCCTCGCCGGTGCGGCAGGAAATCTCCAGAATTTCCAGGCTGCTGTTGAGCTGCAGGGCGCGCTGCCTGATCTTGCTCACATCGCAGTCCACATACGGCAGCAGGTCGATCTTATTGATCAACAGTACACTGGCCTCCTGAAACATGAGTGGGTATTTTAGAGGCTTGTCGTCACCTTCAGGAACACTGAGAAGCATGACCTTTACATCTTCTCCCACCTTGAATTCAGCCGGACATACCAGATTTCCCACGTTCTCGATCACCAGGAGGTCCAGCTCTGCTAGCTGCAGGGCGTTGAGGGCAGATTTTATCATGCTGCTGTCCAGATGACAGGCTCCGCCTGTATTGAGCTGTACTACCTGAACTCCCCTCTGGCTGATGCGTTCCGCATCATAAGAAGATTGAATGTCTCCCTCCACTACTCCTATGCGGATCTCATCCTTGAGTGTTTCGATGGTGTGCTCCAGCAAAGAGGTCTTGCCGGCGCCGGGACCGCTCATCAGATTGACCACAAAAAGACCAGCCTGGCGAAATAGCCGACTATTTTCTTGCGCCAGCTGCTCGTTGGCCTCCAGGATGTTGCGAACTACTGGAACTTTGACTGCCATATCTTCTCCTCATCCTGCACCCTTCATTACTGGATATCCCTACTGTTCATTCTCCCTCAAAACTCTCCAGAGTCAGTTCCCTGCCGCTTTGCAGCTCCACTTTGCCGCTGCCACATTTGGGACAGCTGAACAGCAGATCTGTCACGGAAAACTCATGATCGCATTCGCGGCAGCGGCAGATGGTAGGCACCTTCTCGATATCCAGGCGGGCGCCCTCGGCCAGGGTCCCTTTACTCAGAAGTTCGAAGCAAAATATGAGGGATTCAGGCACCACCGTGCTCAGTTCACCCACCTTCAGGGACAGCGACAGCACGCGGCTGACTCCATGGGCACTGCCCTCCTGAATGACAATATCAAGAAGATTTTGCGCAATTGCCATCTCGTGCATGAGCACTCTCACTTCCAGCAGCAAGGCTATGCACCCTCTCGCCACCATGACTCCGATACATACCCATAACCTGCCACTTCCGCGCCCAGCTAAGCGCTGTGCTGCCGGCATTCACTCCTGTGGTGACTCCGGATGAGGAGGGGGCATCTAGAGACCGGCTTATACCCCCTCAAGGAAAGAGGTGAACTGGCTGGGACCATGGTTTTCTATTGGCACACTTCAAGGCGAGCCACCCGAGCCCATCTTGGCAGCTCTACTGCCGAGTCTCTCTACGATTTTTTCATAGTAGCGTTGCTTTTCTTCCCAGGCCACTGGCACCCTGCGCATCATGTTCAGCTTCATGACCAGGAAATTGAGCCTTTTCAACTGCTTGTACTTTTCTACTTCACTGCTGCACGATAGCAGTAATTCTTCAGTAGTCAGTATTTCCTTTTTCAGTTCCACTTCCGGAGGGAGACAGTTACTATTCTTCAATATTTTGTAGGCTAACCGAAGGTCATCAGGGATGTGGCTGTCATCTTCCAGTTGTAATGGTTTGCCCATGCCTGGCAGATTTTCGAAGTCGCCTCTCCTCTGGGCCTCGCGAATCCGCTCCTCAGCCAGCCGCTCAAACGCAGCAAAAGCACTGCTTGCCGCCATAGCAAACTCCTTGCGCTAGTGCCTGCAGAATTACTCCTTCCACATGGTCATTCTGGCTCCGCTAACTATCGCTGAGTTGACACGTGAAATCAAGTACAAAACGCACGGCCACCTTGCTCATTGTTAGCTTATCACCATCCGCGCGTCTGTTGCACTATCTTCGCTTGCAGTCTCGGAGTACTGTCCAGCCAGGAGATGCTTCCCCAATCCTGCCTCGAGATGTTGCAGCGATTATCCAAACTTGTTCTGGAGAAAGTTCCATACTGCTGAAGGCTGAATTCCGCAGCACTAGAAAGCAAGGGCTTCTAGAGGTAAATATCTGCTGTCGAGTCCAGAGTCGTTTCTCACTTGCCGGCGGCGGCCTGATGCTCAGCTCTCATTTTCTTTGCGAGTTCGCGAATTTCTACCAGGTCTTTTTTCATCTTGGCAAAGCCGTACCAGGTAGAATAATCATAGTTCAGATGAAAGGCTCCCTGAAAGGTCTTCATTCGGTGATCCATGAACATCTCATACAGGATCTCTTCAGCCTTGGTGTTGACGTCATAAAAGGTCAAGAGATCCGGATACGCTGGGTAGTCAGGCCGTCGTTCAATAATCCCGTCCTGATATAGTCCGGCTATGATCTCTATGGCTTCGGCAAAAAGCTTGTCTGCCTGCTTCAGCAGCAGATCAGCGTTCTTCATGTTTTGATTTACAAAATCGGCTGCATGACATTTCTTGCAGGTGTCAACAAAGCGCTTTCGTTCAGCCTGAAATTCTTCTTCACTGAGGCGCGCCACTTTACCGGCTTTGACCACAGACAATCTTTCAGTAGCTTTGCCACTGGGATCCAAAACTCCCAGGCCTTTCAGAATCGTAGTGCGATATCCCAGCCATTCCTCATCTTTTTCTGGCAAGCGCACAGCCAGAAAACCCCAGGCAGAAAAAACCCGATGATCGCCATTCTGCATGTGGCACGTCTGGCATTTCGGAGCCCGGTCCTTGTTTTCAGCGTCAATGGTGCGGTTGAGCAGATAGGTGACGCCATGCTTCGAACCCGACCACATCTCCCACTGAGCATGGTCAAAGCCCATATGGCATGTCATGCATGCCTCGGGCTCGGATGCCTCTGCCTTTGAGAACCGATGACGCGTGTGGCAGTTCTGGCAATCCATGCCGTAGCGATAATATTTTCGAGACTCTACTTGTCGAGCCTCGCTGTCGGTCAAACCCAGGGTATGACAGCCACCGCAACCTTTCTGACCTTCGATGAACGACTTTGGCTGCATGTGTGTATAGGGCATTGCATTGAGCGCCACCAGACCGAGTGCATGCTTGCCGCTGAGATACTGCTCTGCCTGTTCAGGATGGCACTTCTTGCAGGTATTGATGGTGGGCAGTTGAACTTTGGCCACATCAGTCCTATCCACATGCTGGTCGCCATGGCAGTCAGAACAGGTGAGCGCCTCCGACATGGCGCTCCTGTTGAAATCTTCTACCTGTTTTGGGGCGATCTTGCTGTGACATTCTTCGCACTTGGAAGGCAGAGCCAAAACAATATCTGCCAGCAAAAAAATGGAGGCCAAGAGACTCAAAACGATTGCTGCCAACTGTTTTTTCATGCTTCCCTCCTCCTCAGACCTGCAAGTATTCTAGGCAAAAATGCAGTCCAGCTTGGCTGTCACCATTGCTCCCGGTGTCTTCGACTGTTTATCTCCTGTACTTATGCTGGTTTTGTCTCGTTATCAACGCTCCTGGAGCAGTCATGGTGGGTCTCTTTTACCACGTTATCTGGAAAACAGGCAACCACCCCTGCAAAAAATAAGGGACTTTTGTTTTTTGCCAGGAAGCCACTGTAGAGTAGCCAACTCCTCCCTGCTGCGAGCTCGTCTCGAATCGTGCTCCCAGGACGACAGCCTTTACCCCAACAACACTGGATGATTTAATCTGCAGGAAAATAATAATTAAAGGCGGTTTTTCAGAAATGACTGAAGGTTATGATACTTGCGCAATCCTGAAGACTGCAGCCAGCAGACCTGTCAGATGGCTCCAGG
Encoded here:
- the hypD gene encoding hydrogenase formation protein HypD, whose amino-acid sequence is MKYQDEYRDPELAGRIIRAIGERSRTAARLMEICGTHTMAIFRAGIRSVLPETITLISGPGCPVCVTAAEDIDRAVALCRQPGVIVATFGDLMRVPGSESSLNREKARGADVRVVYAGFDALEIARQNPQRRVVMVGIGFETTAPTIAATVRQANREGLQNFFLLSAHKLLPPAMEVLLAAEDVHIDGFLCPGHVTTIIGIEPYRKVAQQYGKPCVVSGFEPVDILQSIYMLISQVESGESEVEIQYSRAVNSEGNERARKLMAEVFDTVDASWRGLGSIPGSGLRLKRDFREHDAELHFDLEVPTVRQHPGCRCGEVLRGSCTPVDCPLFRSSCTPSNPYGPCMVSSEGTCAAYYQYHGV
- a CDS encoding HypC/HybG/HupF family hydrogenase formation chaperone; amino-acid sequence: MCLAIPMEVVEVEQNMATVEMGDVRRQVCLDLLDGTVEVGDYLIIHAGYAIHLVDPEEARKTLSYFKEIFDYEVSG
- the hypF gene encoding carbamoyltransferase HypF translates to MRLVQRFRVRIEGVVQGVGFRPFIYQLAHACGLCGYVANTSDGVILEVQGADADLLRFMEELPQSVPPLARITRLDVETLPPADYGSFEIRASKAGQERRALISPDSAICADCLRELFDEQDRRYRYPFINCTNCGPRYTIIRDIPYDRPNTTMAPFTMCAACSREYHDPLDRRFHAQPNGCWQCGPRLWLTDSGGSEIQTADVIAAAAQQLSSGAILAVKGLGGYHLAVDATQNEAVRRLRLRKQREEKPLALMSPGMKEVERYAIVTAEERRLLTSTQRPIVLLRKRPGNPIAPEVAPRNRYFGAMLPYTPLHYLLLSHGFLALVMTSGNISEEPIAIGNQEALERLGSIADFFLMHNRDILQRTDDSVVRVTGGEERQIRRSRGYVPAPIFLRKPVAEVLALGGELKGTICLTKENRAFVSQHLGDLENLETLEFLEHTVRHLQRILEISPRLLVHDLHPDYLTTEVAVTQQELPTLAVQHHHAHVVSCMAEHGIEGRVLGLALDGSGYGEDGAIWGGELLAVEETSYERLGHIDYVPLPGGEAAIKEPWRMAVAYLWTVFGDDLLERRDLGLQRWQRQHLQILVQMMKAGVNCPLTSSCGRLFDGVAALLGLRDRIAYEGQAAIELEQCLQPTEDHYDYELLQSSTRLLLNPRMIFVQLVEDIAAGRSVGYLSGKFHQTLVEMFSEACSRLAAAHGLHRVVCSGGVWQNVFLLERLQEKLAAVGLEVYTPRLLPANDGGISLGQAVIGAALLEKSTDGEG
- the hypB gene encoding hydrogenase nickel incorporation protein HypB, with the translated sequence MAVKVPVVRNILEANEQLAQENSRLFRQAGLFVVNLMSGPGAGKTSLLEHTIETLKDEIRIGVVEGDIQSSYDAERISQRGVQVVQLNTGGACHLDSSMIKSALNALQLAELDLLVIENVGNLVCPAEFKVGEDVKVMLLSVPEGDDKPLKYPLMFQEASVLLINKIDLLPYVDCDVSKIRQRALQLNSSLEILEISCRTGEGLSGWYNWLRSQVSNRKTDATGAEI
- the hypA gene encoding hydrogenase maturation nickel metallochaperone HypA, which translates into the protein MHEMAIAQNLLDIVIQEGSAHGVSRVLSLSLKVGELSTVVPESLIFCFELLSKGTLAEGARLDIEKVPTICRCRECDHEFSVTDLLFSCPKCGSGKVELQSGRELTLESFEGE
- a CDS encoding DUF1992 domain-containing protein, which codes for MAASSAFAAFERLAEERIREAQRRGDFENLPGMGKPLQLEDDSHIPDDLRLAYKILKNSNCLPPEVELKKEILTTEELLLSCSSEVEKYKQLKRLNFLVMKLNMMRRVPVAWEEKQRYYEKIVERLGSRAAKMGSGGSP
- a CDS encoding cytochrome C; translated protein: MKKQLAAIVLSLLASIFLLADIVLALPSKCEECHSKIAPKQVEDFNRSAMSEALTCSDCHGDQHVDRTDVAKVQLPTINTCKKCHPEQAEQYLSGKHALGLVALNAMPYTHMQPKSFIEGQKGCGGCHTLGLTDSEARQVESRKYYRYGMDCQNCHTRHRFSKAEASEPEACMTCHMGFDHAQWEMWSGSKHGVTYLLNRTIDAENKDRAPKCQTCHMQNGDHRVFSAWGFLAVRLPEKDEEWLGYRTTILKGLGVLDPSGKATERLSVVKAGKVARLSEEEFQAERKRFVDTCKKCHAADFVNQNMKNADLLLKQADKLFAEAIEIIAGLYQDGIIERRPDYPAYPDLLTFYDVNTKAEEILYEMFMDHRMKTFQGAFHLNYDYSTWYGFAKMKKDLVEIRELAKKMRAEHQAAAGK